From the genome of Rathayibacter sp. VKM Ac-2804:
CTGACCCTGATCGCGTTCGACCCGGTCTCGATCCTGACGGTGGTGCTCGTGGTGATGCTGATCGCGTTCGTGGCGGGGACGCTGCCGGCCGCGCGGGCGGCACGGGCGGATCCGGTGCAGTCGCTGCGGTACGAGTAGCACCCCGGAAGTTGTCGCTGCAGAGCATCGGCTGAGCGTGCGGCTCATCGCTCAGGGGCGATGAGAAGGCGTCTCAGCCGATGTTCTGCCTCCGTCAGCGCCCCTCGTACTCCGCGTCGGTGATGTGCTCGGCCCAGGCCGTGGTGGTCGACGGGTCGTCGGCGGCCTCGAGGACGGCGAGGTGCTCCATGAAGACGCCGGGCGCGGAGGCGTGCCAGTGCTCCTCGCCGGGCGGGGTGTAGAGGGTCTGGCCGGCGTGCACCTCGAGGACCGTGCCGTCGCGGCCGCCGAAGCGGGCGACGCCCGAGGTCACGTGCAGGTACTGGCCGCGGGCGTGCGAGTGCCAGGCGGTGCGGGCGCCGGGGGCGAAGCGCACCCGG
Proteins encoded in this window:
- a CDS encoding cupin domain-containing protein, giving the protein MNIEPSTPSVKNPPEQFAGDVWLDTIVVPHDADQRTTVARVRFAPGARTAWHSHARGQYLHVTSGVARFGGRDGTVLEVHAGQTLYTPPGEEHWHASAPGVFMEHLAVLEAADDPSTTTAWAEHITDAEYEGR